The sequence ATCTATTTGTGCTCCAGTAGATTCTGTTAATAGACGTATTGTAGCACCTCCCTTTCCAATAATATCTCTAATTTTTTCTGGATTTACATTAATTTTTACTATTTTTGGAGCAAAATTTGATAATTTAGACCTAGAAAATTGAATGTAATTATTCATTACATTTAAAATATGTAATCTACCTTCTTTAGCTTGATCTAATGCTACTTTCATAATATCTTTATTAATCCCTTGGATTTTAATGTCCATTTGTAATGCAGTAATACCTACATTAGTACCAGCAACTTTAAAATCCATATCTCCAAGATGATCTTCATCTCCTATAATATCTGTTAATACTGCAAATTTATCTTTTTCCAAAATTAAACCCATAGCAACACCAGCTACATGATTTTTCATAGGAACACCTGCATCCATTAAAGATAATGAAGCACCACAAACTGAAGCCATAGATGATGAACCATTTGATTCAGTAATTTCTGACACTACTCTAATTGCATATTGAAAATTATCAGGATCTGGTAATAAAGATTCTAAAGCTTTTTTTGCTAAATAACCATGGCCAATTTCTCGCCTTTTTGGAACTCCTATACGACCAATCTCTCCTGTAGCAAATGGTGGCATATTATAATGAAAGATAAACTTATCTCGAGATTCACCCATTATATTTTCTATAATTTGCTCATCATGCTTAGTACCTAAGGTAGTAATTACTAAAGCCTGCGTTTCACCTCTAGTAAATAATGCACTTCCATGTGTTCTAGGTAATAATCCTAATTGAATATCTAAAGGCCTTACAGTTCTTGTATCTCGCCCATCAATTCTTGCTTCTCCATTTAATATTTTGCTTCTTACCAATGAATATTCAATATCAAATATTATATTTTCTATACAAGTATTATTAGGAAGTATATTTAAATTATTCTCATACTGTTTTTGTAAAGAATCTTTTACATAATTTTTTATTTCATTAATTTTTTTTACTCTGGATTGCTTATCTTTTATTTCATAAGCTAATGACATTTTATTACCAATAATATTTTTTATATTATTAACAAGTTCATCTGAATATATATTTGGTTCCCAATTCCAAACAGGTTGACCTGCTAACGATACTAGGTCATGAATAGCTTCTATAATTACTTGCATATTCTGATGACCAAACATTATTGCATCTAGCATAATATTTTCATTTAATTCGCAAGCTTTCGATTCTACCATTAAAACACCATCTTCTGTTCCAGATACTATTAAATCTAATGATGATGATTGAAGTTGATTTTCTGTAGGATTTAAAACAAAATTATTATTAATATATCCAACCCTAGCTATTCCTAATGGACCTTCAAATGGTATACCAGATATAGATAATGCAGCAGAGGTTGCAATTAATGCATTAATATCAGGATTAATATCAGGGTTTACAGATAAAGTATGTAATGTTATTTGAACTTCATTATAAAATCCTTTAGGAAATAACGGACGAATTGATCTATCTATAAGTCTAGAAATTAAAATTTCTCTTTCAGAAGGTTTTCCTTCTCTTTTAAAAAAACCTCCTGGAATACGTCCAGCAGCATATGTTTTTTCTATATAATCAACTGTTAATGGAAAAAAATCTTTATTTTCTTTAATCTCTTTATCAATGACTACAGTAGCTAAAACAACTGTACCATCTATAGAAGCTAATACAGAACCTGATGCTTGGCGTGCTATAACACCAGTTTCTAAAACAACTTCATGCTTTCCATACTGAAAATTCTTAGTAATTTTATTAAACATGAAAATACCCTTCAAAATAAAAAAACCGCAGTTAGACAAAATATCAAAATATGCCTACACCGCGGTAAAATAAACTTTTTTATAGATCACTTACGTAAACCAAGTTTTTCTATTAAAGATTTATATGTGGTGGAATTTTTAAATTTGATATAATTTAATAATTTACGACGACGACTCACCATTTTTAATAAACCTCTACGTGAATGATGATCTTTTTTATGTAATTTAAAATGTTCTGTTAATTCATTTATACGATTTGTAAGTAATGCAATTTGTACTTCAGAAGAACCAGTATCAGATTCTTTTCTTTGAAATTTAGATATGATATCTAATTTGTTAGTTAACATATATTATTGACCTCAAAAACTTGCGTTAGCTAAGAGGAATAGCTAACGTGATTAAAAAATATTCTCAATTATATAATAAGCATAAATGTTTTAATGTATACTATATGAAATATAATGAAAACTTAATAAAAAATACATTTATTTTTCATTATAATTGATTTTTAAACAAAAACATATCCATCCTGAAATACTGTAAAAAACAAAAATGGAAAATAAAATAATAGGAGGATTAATTTTGATGAAAGCTAACATTAATAAAAAAATCAAAATTTTGTAAAATGATAACATATGATTATATGATATATTTTTACCATTATAAAACTCAATATTAGCTAACATATTAAAACTAGTAAAAATAGTTAAATTGATAGCCATGCAATTTACAAAAAAAATATTTGATAATTTATTATCTACACATATCCACACAAAACTAGTAATTAAACCTGCAGCAGCTGGACTTGGTAGTCCTTGGAAAAATTCTTTAATAATATTAGAATTATTAAATTTGGCTAAACGTAATGCAACAGTAGTAAGATATATAAAAGTAGCTAAATATCCAAATGTTCCTAAATTTATTAAAATATAATTATAAATTAATATAGCAGGAGCTACACCAAAAGAAACCATATCAGATAAAGAATCATATTGCTTTCCAAAATTAGACTCTGTTTTAGTTAATCTTGCTATCCTTCCATCCATTGCATCAAATAGTATAGCAATAAATATTGCTATAGAAGATATTTCAAATTGGCAATTTATAGATTGTATTATTGAATAAAATCCAGCAAATAATGCTGCGGTAGTAAATATATTAGGCAATAAATAAATAAAGTGATAACGAGTATCTGAATCTAGCATGTAAAACCTAAATGTTTAATATTCAAATATGTTTAAAAGCATAAAATAGCGCGCTATTCAACTTTATTAGCGCGCTTTTAAATATTTTAATATTTAATTTTTAGATTTATCAACTAATTTATTAGCAGCAATCCAAGGCATCATAGATCTTAATTTATTTCCTACTTGTTCTATTTGTGATTCTGCATTAATTCTTCTACGAGATGATAATGTTGGAGCACCAGCCAAAGATTCTAAAATAAACTTCTTAGCATATTCACCTGTTTGAATTTCATGTAAACATTCACGCATAGCTTTTTTAGTATCTTCTGTTACAACACGTGGACCAATTTCATATTCACCAAATTCTGCATTATTTGATACAGAATAATTCATATTAGCAATGCCACCCTCGTAAATTAAATCAACAATAAGTTTTAGTTCATGTAAACATTCGAAATATGCCATTTCTGGAGCATATCCAGCATTAACTAATGTTTCAAAACCAGCTTTTATTAATTCAACAGTACCTCCACATAAAACAGCTTGTTCTCCAAATAAATCTGTTTCTGTTTCTTCTTTGAAGGTAGTTTCTATTATACCAGCCTTACCACCACCATTAGCACTAGCATAAGCAAGAGCTATATCACGAGCCATACCAGATTCATTTTGATGAATAGCAATTAAATGAGGTACTCCACCACCATTTTTATAAGTTCCTCTAACTGTATGACCAGGAGCTTTAGGTGCAACCATTATAACATCTACATCTTTACGAGGAATAACTTGACCATAATGAATATTAAACCCATGAGCAAATGCTAATACAGATCCTTTTTTCAAATTGTTATGAATTTCATTTTTATATACAGAAGCAATATTTTCATCTGGTAGTAATATCATGACTAAATCTGATGATTTTACTGCATCAGCAATTTCTTTAACCTGTAAACCTGCTTGTTCTGCTTTATTCCAAGATTCACCACCCTTTCTTAAACCAACAATTACATTTACACCAGAATCATTTAAATTTTGTGCATGTGCATGACCTTGAGAACCATAACCTATGATTGCAACCGTTTTATTTTTAATAATTGATAAATCAGAATCTTTATCATAAAAAACTTTCATTAATAACTCCATTTTATAAACAACATAAATAAACACTTATTTAAAATATGCTATATTTTAAATATACGTTCCCCTCGACTTATTCCAGAAACACCTGTACGTACAGTTTCTAATATATCTGTTGAATTGATAGAATCTATAAAAGACTGTAATTTATTTTGTGTTCCTGTTAACTCAATTGTATATGACTTACAAGTAACATCAACTATTTTTCCACGAAAAATATCGGCTAAACGTTTGATTTCTTCACGATCTTTGCCAACAGCACGAACTTTTATAAGCATTAGCTCTCTTTCTATATGAATACCATCTGTCAAATTTATAACTTTAACTACATCTATTAGCCTATTTAAGTGTTTAGTTATCTGTTCAATAATTTCCTCAGACCCTATACTGACAACCGTCATTCTAGAAAGAGTTGGATCTTCTGTAGGAGAAACAGTAAGTGTTTCTATATTATAACCTCGAGCAGAAAATAAACCAACAACTCTTGATAAAGCACCAGGTTCATTTTCCATAAGAACTGAAATTATATGCTTCATTATAGTCTCCTATAAGCCACTAGAAGTAGAGCTCATTATCATTTCAGTTAACCCTCTACCAGCTTTTACCATAGGCCATACATTTTCTGTACGATCTGTTATAAAATCCATAAATACTAATCTATTTTTATATTTTGAAAATGCTTCATATAAAACTGTTTCTACATCTGCAGGTTTTTCAATTTTAATACCTATATGACCATATGCTTCAACTAATTTGACAAAATCTGGTATTGAATCCATGTAGGATTGAGAATAACGACTACCATAATCTATTTCTTGCCATTGTCTTACCATACCTAAAAATCTATTATTTAAGCAAATAATTTTTGGAGTAAAGTTATATTGTTTACAAGTTGCTAATTCTTGAATATTCATTTGTATAGAGCCTTCTCCAGTAATAACTGCTATATCAGCTCCAGGATTAGCTTTTTGTACTCCCATAGCATATGGTAATCCAACCCCCATAGTACCTAATCCACCAGAATTTATCCATTTACGTATATCATTAAATCCATAATATTGTGCAGCCCACATCTGATGTTGCCCAACATCAGATGTAACAAAAGCATTACCTTTGGTAATTTCCCATAACTTTTCAATTACATATTGTGGTTTAATAACTTCAGTAGAATTAATATATTTAATACTATATTTTTTTCTCCATTCATTTATCTGATTCCACCATTTATCAAATGATGGTATATCATATTCCAAACTATTTGTTAATTGAGAATTAATTTCTATAAGAACATCTTTTACATTACCAACTATTGGAATATCAGCATATACTCTTTTAGATATACTAGATGGGTCTATATCTATATGAATAATCTTTCTAATATTCTTATAAAAATGGTCTACATTACCAATAACTCTATCATCAAAACGAGCACCTATAGCTACTAAAACATCACAATATTGCATAGACATATTGGCTTCATATGTGCCATGCATTCCAGGCATACCTAAATAATGCTTATCTTGAGAAGAAATAGAGCCAAGACCCATTAAAGTATTAGTACATGGTATATTCAACTTATGAACTAATTCTCTGAGTTCTTTATCAGAATCAGAAAGTACAATACCACCACCAGTATAAATTAATGGCCTTTCAGCTGAGAGCAATAGTTGAATAGCTTTTTTTATTTGACCTTGATGAGATTTATTGACAGGATTATAAGATCTCATTACTAAATTATATTTATTTGGTGTGTAATCACACTTAGCTAAACTTACATCTTTAGGTATATCTATAAGTACTGGACCAGGTCTTCCTGTTTTAGCAATATAAAAAGCTCTGTGAACTATATTAGCTAAATTTTTCACATCTCTCACTAAAAAATTATGTTTTACACATGGTCTAGTAATACCTATTGTATCACATTCTTGAAAAGCATCTTCACCTATAGCTGCAGTTGAAACTTGACCACTAATTATAATCATAGGAATTGAATCCATATATGCTGTCGCAATACCAGTTACAGCATTTGTAGCTCCAGGACCACTAGTTACTATGCAAACACCTACTTTATTAGAGGATCTTGAGTATGCATCTGCTGCGTGTACAGCAGCTTGTTCATGTCTGACCAAAATATGTTCAAATTTTTTTTGCTTAAAAATTGCATCATAGATATATAAAACAGCACCACCAGGATAGCCAAAGACGTGTTCCACACCTTCCTCTGCTAAACAATGTGCTAATATATCAGAGCCATTCATCTCCATCATATATTCCTTACAATATTTAGTGTACTTATAATTATTAATATTTTATTTCAGTACATTTTAATAAAAAATTTATATTTTAGTTTGTTATCAATCAAATAAATATCATATTTCATTGATTAAAATACTAAATAAAGGTTCAGTATTATGACTTGTAATTTAAATACTGAATACAAATATAACAAAATTATATAGTGGAACATTTGTACTGATATACTAATATATTGTTTAGAATAAGTATACCATTATGAATTTAAATTTGTATTTTAGATATAAATTATAATGATTCATATATAATTTATATTCATTTCAATATTAAACATATATATATTATATATGTTTAATATATAATAACCATTAAGAATAATTAAAAAAATTATTTTTTGGAGAGATGACAGAGCGGCTTAATGTACCTGACTCGAAATCAGGCGTACAACTTCTGTTGTACCGTGGGTTCAAATCCCACTCTCTCCGCCATATATTATATTTTGATAATCATAATAAAGATTGATTATTCATATATTTCTTTAATACATCAGGAATTAAAACATCACCATTTTCCAATTGATAATTTTCTAAAATAGCAATCAAAGTTCTACCAATTGCAAGTGCAGAACCATTTAAAGTATGTACAAATTCTAACTTGCCATTATTATTTCTATATTTAGCATGCATTCTACGAGCTTGAAAAGATTCACAATTAGAAATAGATGATATTTCTCTCCATGTATTTTGTGATGGAATCCATACTTCTATATCATAAGTTTTTGCAGATGAAAACCCCATATCTCCTGAACATAATAAAACTACTCTATATGGAATTTCTAACAATTGCAAAACTTTTTCTGCATGTTGTAATATATCTTCCATACATTGATACGAAAATTCAGGAGTTGATATTTGTACTAATTCTACTTTATCAAATTGATGTTGTCTAATTATTCCTTTTGTATCTTTTCCACTACTACCTGCTTCAGAACGAAAACAAGGAGTATATGCAACTAACTTAATAGGCATATCTTTTAAAGATAAAATGCTATCTTTTACAGTATTAACGAGTGGGATTTCAGCTGTTGATATTAAATACTGCTTTTCTTCTTTATCATATATATTGTTAATATTAGAACCTTTTGAAACAATAAACATTTCATTTTGAAATTTAGGTAACTGTCCTGCACCAAATAAAACAGATTGATTCACTATAAACGGTGTATAACATTCAGTATATCCATGCATTTGAGTATGCAAGTCTAGCATAAATTGACTAATAGCTCTATATAATTTTGCTATATTACCATGCATAAATGAAAAACGCGCTCCAGACATCTTAGCAGCAATAGATAAATTTAAACCTAATTTTTCTCCAATAACAACATGATCTTTAGGTACAAAATTAGAATTTTTTAGAACAAAATTACTACTAATACCTTTTGGTATCCATTTCTTAATTTCTTTATTATTTTCGCTATCTAAACCAAAAGGAACATTTTCATTAGGTAAGTTAGGAATCATAGAAAGAAAATCATTTAATTCTGATAAAACTAAATTTAATTCATTTTCTAAATTTTTAACTTTATCTATCAATTCCTTAGATTCTTTAAGCAAATTAGAATAATTTTCATTATTTTTCTTAAGATAACCAATTTTTTTAGCTAAATTATTCCTAATAGATTGATATTTTTCAGTTTCAATTTGAATAGATTTTCTTTTATGCTCTAATGTATCAAATTTTTTTTGATCAAAATTAAATCCACGAAATTTTAATCTATTTATAACTTTTTCAATATCTTTTTTTAATAAATTTAAATCTAACATTTCATTTAATATAAATTCTCATATTTATAATTCATATAACTTAAGAATAACATAATTATTTATCAAATTTTAATGGTATATTACTATATATGTTCATTTACATACAACATGATTATCTTTTTACATCTCTATAATATCTATACTTGATGATAAATTTAAAGAAAATTCTTTTTCATTAATATGATTATTATTTGTATTAATAATTTTAATTCTTATTGTTTTATCAAAAATATCTAATATATCTATATATGAAATTTTTTTATTTTCAAAAATAATATCCATATATTTAAATAAATGTTCATATTTATTATTTGGTGTAATACGAAAGGTATTAGATATATGGTTTTGATCATATAAAATTTCTGTAACTTGAAAATTTAATTTCAAGTTACATAGATTAATATCAGAAATATTTAAAAAATTATTATATACTATAACACTATTATGTTTTTTGTCATATATATAGAATCTGCTTTTATCTAATAAATATATATTATCTAATGTAGTAATTTTTAATTTATTATTTTTTTGAAATAATAAATTACCATTGTTATTTAATTTAATAATAAAATCGCATTTAAAATTATCAATTGAATTAAAATAATTATCAAAATCACTAATCTCTT comes from Candidatus Kinetoplastibacterium sorsogonicusi and encodes:
- the pnp gene encoding polyribonucleotide nucleotidyltransferase, yielding MFNKITKNFQYGKHEVVLETGVIARQASGSVLASIDGTVVLATVVIDKEIKENKDFFPLTVDYIEKTYAAGRIPGGFFKREGKPSEREILISRLIDRSIRPLFPKGFYNEVQITLHTLSVNPDINPDINALIATSAALSISGIPFEGPLGIARVGYINNNFVLNPTENQLQSSSLDLIVSGTEDGVLMVESKACELNENIMLDAIMFGHQNMQVIIEAIHDLVSLAGQPVWNWEPNIYSDELVNNIKNIIGNKMSLAYEIKDKQSRVKKINEIKNYVKDSLQKQYENNLNILPNNTCIENIIFDIEYSLVRSKILNGEARIDGRDTRTVRPLDIQLGLLPRTHGSALFTRGETQALVITTLGTKHDEQIIENIMGESRDKFIFHYNMPPFATGEIGRIGVPKRREIGHGYLAKKALESLLPDPDNFQYAIRVVSEITESNGSSSMASVCGASLSLMDAGVPMKNHVAGVAMGLILEKDKFAVLTDIIGDEDHLGDMDFKVAGTNVGITALQMDIKIQGINKDIMKVALDQAKEGRLHILNVMNNYIQFSRSKLSNFAPKIVKINVNPEKIRDIIGKGGATIRLLTESTGAQIDISDNGTILISSNDESKLEDAKKRILDITTDIEIGKIYNGNIIRLLDFGAIVQIMPGKDGLLHISEISNNRINNINDILIINQKIQVKVIDIDDKGRIRLSSKSLDIKKDNDIK
- the rpsO gene encoding 30S ribosomal protein S15, with the protein product MLTNKLDIISKFQRKESDTGSSEVQIALLTNRINELTEHFKLHKKDHHSRRGLLKMVSRRRKLLNYIKFKNSTTYKSLIEKLGLRK
- the pssA gene encoding CDP-diacylglycerol--serine O-phosphatidyltransferase, whose amino-acid sequence is MLDSDTRYHFIYLLPNIFTTAALFAGFYSIIQSINCQFEISSIAIFIAILFDAMDGRIARLTKTESNFGKQYDSLSDMVSFGVAPAILIYNYILINLGTFGYLATFIYLTTVALRLAKFNNSNIIKEFFQGLPSPAAAGLITSFVWICVDNKLSNIFFVNCMAINLTIFTSFNMLANIEFYNGKNISYNHMLSFYKILIFLLMLAFIKINPPIILFSIFVFYSISGWICFCLKINYNEK
- the ilvC gene encoding ketol-acid reductoisomerase, which codes for MKVFYDKDSDLSIIKNKTVAIIGYGSQGHAHAQNLNDSGVNVIVGLRKGGESWNKAEQAGLQVKEIADAVKSSDLVMILLPDENIASVYKNEIHNNLKKGSVLAFAHGFNIHYGQVIPRKDVDVIMVAPKAPGHTVRGTYKNGGGVPHLIAIHQNESGMARDIALAYASANGGGKAGIIETTFKEETETDLFGEQAVLCGGTVELIKAGFETLVNAGYAPEMAYFECLHELKLIVDLIYEGGIANMNYSVSNNAEFGEYEIGPRVVTEDTKKAMRECLHEIQTGEYAKKFILESLAGAPTLSSRRRINAESQIEQVGNKLRSMMPWIAANKLVDKSKN
- the ilvN gene encoding acetolactate synthase small subunit — translated: MKHIISVLMENEPGALSRVVGLFSARGYNIETLTVSPTEDPTLSRMTVVSIGSEEIIEQITKHLNRLIDVVKVINLTDGIHIERELMLIKVRAVGKDREEIKRLADIFRGKIVDVTCKSYTIELTGTQNKLQSFIDSINSTDILETVRTGVSGISRGERIFKI
- the ilvB gene encoding biosynthetic-type acetolactate synthase large subunit: MEMNGSDILAHCLAEEGVEHVFGYPGGAVLYIYDAIFKQKKFEHILVRHEQAAVHAADAYSRSSNKVGVCIVTSGPGATNAVTGIATAYMDSIPMIIISGQVSTAAIGEDAFQECDTIGITRPCVKHNFLVRDVKNLANIVHRAFYIAKTGRPGPVLIDIPKDVSLAKCDYTPNKYNLVMRSYNPVNKSHQGQIKKAIQLLLSAERPLIYTGGGIVLSDSDKELRELVHKLNIPCTNTLMGLGSISSQDKHYLGMPGMHGTYEANMSMQYCDVLVAIGARFDDRVIGNVDHFYKNIRKIIHIDIDPSSISKRVYADIPIVGNVKDVLIEINSQLTNSLEYDIPSFDKWWNQINEWRKKYSIKYINSTEVIKPQYVIEKLWEITKGNAFVTSDVGQHQMWAAQYYGFNDIRKWINSGGLGTMGVGLPYAMGVQKANPGADIAVITGEGSIQMNIQELATCKQYNFTPKIICLNNRFLGMVRQWQEIDYGSRYSQSYMDSIPDFVKLVEAYGHIGIKIEKPADVETVLYEAFSKYKNRLVFMDFITDRTENVWPMVKAGRGLTEMIMSSTSSGL
- the serS gene encoding serine--tRNA ligase, which gives rise to MLDLNLLKKDIEKVINRLKFRGFNFDQKKFDTLEHKRKSIQIETEKYQSIRNNLAKKIGYLKKNNENYSNLLKESKELIDKVKNLENELNLVLSELNDFLSMIPNLPNENVPFGLDSENNKEIKKWIPKGISSNFVLKNSNFVPKDHVVIGEKLGLNLSIAAKMSGARFSFMHGNIAKLYRAISQFMLDLHTQMHGYTECYTPFIVNQSVLFGAGQLPKFQNEMFIVSKGSNINNIYDKEEKQYLISTAEIPLVNTVKDSILSLKDMPIKLVAYTPCFRSEAGSSGKDTKGIIRQHQFDKVELVQISTPEFSYQCMEDILQHAEKVLQLLEIPYRVVLLCSGDMGFSSAKTYDIEVWIPSQNTWREISSISNCESFQARRMHAKYRNNNGKLEFVHTLNGSALAIGRTLIAILENYQLENGDVLIPDVLKKYMNNQSLL
- a CDS encoding LolA family protein, which translates into the protein MIKKLCFSIYLLVFQIFFVFAKEISDFDNYFNSIDNFKCDFIIKLNNNGNLLFQKNNKLKITTLDNIYLLDKSRFYIYDKKHNSVIVYNNFLNISDINLCNLKLNFQVTEILYDQNHISNTFRITPNNKYEHLFKYMDIIFENKKISYIDILDIFDKTIRIKIINTNNNHINEKEFSLNLSSSIDIIEM